The uncultured Desulfuromonas sp. genome contains the following window.
ACAACGCGATACTCTGCGTGAACTGGCCACGGAATGGTTTCACGAGGAGATGAGTGACAAGGCTCTTGATGAACGGCTGGCCGGACTACGCCAACAGTTTGTTGAAACGCTGGTCGTCCGCTGCGCGGCGGGACGCCAGGTGTGTGACAAAGCGGTTCAGGCGGCGCTGAACTGTTTTTGGGAGTCGTTGATGGCGGGCCTGTAGGCCGCTACGCGTCAGCCGCATCCTCCTGAAGTGTTGTAATCCAGGCATCGAGATCCTTGCGATCATCCTCCGACAGATCTATAAAATTCAGACCCATCCCCGGCTCGTGCGGGCTTTTCGGCGAGTAGCTGCGTTTCCAAATCGCTTCACACTGACAACGAATGTCGCGGCTGATCGGTGGCGGCAGCGGAATTTCAATGTGAAAACGGCTGCCCGGCAGGGCCGGGTCGATCGTTGAGATGAACAGGCCGCTGCAACTGATATTGCTTGAGTAGCCGAAAAAGACCTTTTCCCCATCATCGAGGCGGATTTTTTTGATCATCAGTGGCGCACGTAGCCGGGCGCGTTTGTCGGCAATGGGCTGGTCCTGGTGTTCCTCATTCATAGGCGGCGTCCTTAACGGCTGTATTGGCCGATGATGCTCATCATCTGTGCCAAAGGGTGCTGGTCGCCTTGCAGCCAGTGGATGGTGCAGCCGTGGCGCTCCATGCGGCGAAACCAGGTCTCCTGACGTTTGGCGAACTTGTGGATGGCGCTGTTGAGTTTCTGTACCATATCGTTACGATTGAGTTTACCCTGCAGGTGCTCGGCGATAAAGCGGTACTCCAGACCATAAAATTCCAGGGTTTCCCAAGGCGTACCCCGGTCATGCAGCTGGACGACCTCATCAATCATCCCTTCGTCCAGCCGTTGTTTGAGGCGCGCGGTGATCCGTTTGCGGATAACGCTACGTTCCCAGTGCAGGCCAAACACCAGCGGCTGCAGACGTTGCAACACCGGATGCGGCTTGGCTGGTGGGGCACTGGCAATCTCAATGGCGCGCACGGTGCGTTCGCGATCAACCAGATCGGTTTCGTTGTGCTGCTGAGGCGACAGTTGCATCAGTCGCTCACGTAACTGTGCGTCATCAAGTGCTTTCAGCTCTGCGCGCAGGGCCGTATTGTGCGGCACCTGAGCCAGACGATAATCGCCGAGCACCGCATCGAGATAGAGACCGGTGCCGCCGCACAACAGCGACAGATGATCGCGTTGTTCAATCTCTTCAAAGGCGCGGCAAAAGCGTTGCTGAAATTCAAACACATTGAACTCGTAGCCCGGATCAACGATGTCGATCAAGTGATACGGTATCTCCTCATACTCCGCCAGGTCCTTGCCGGTGCCGATGTCCATGCCCCGATAGACCTGCCGTGAATCCGCCGAGATGATTTCGGCGTTCAACAGCCGCGCCGCTTCGACGGCCAGCCGGGTTTTGCCGGTGGCGGTTGCGCCGAGCAAGACGATGAGGTTGATGGTCGGTTTTGTGGTGGTTGTCATAGACGATTCCGGGAGACGATAAAAGAGAGAAGCCGTTTGTCGCAGGCGATACCGGTGGTGACTGTCGAACTCGCTGGTGCTACGAGCTTCACTATAGTCCGAAAGTGAAAAAAACACAACAAAGGCAGCTACTTTGCCCCTTTTCTTCCGGCCCATGATTTGATAAGTTGCCCCATTTAAGCATTTTTGGTGTATGTTGAGCAGTGGTGGGCTGTTTTAGCCGCCATGATTTTTGATCCCGGTAGCCGATCAGACGTGCCGGATCGTCACAATTCGCAGTAGATTCCTGGCAGGTGCGACTGGCTGCCAGATGAAAGTTTACAGACTCCATGCCCGTTGAACCCGTTATTATTTCCCGCGATCATCACTGTGTTTCCCGTTCAATGATGGACGAGAACAGCCTCAAAGTCCTCTACCGTTTGCGTCAACACGGCCACACCGCCTATCTGGTCGGCGGCAGCGTCCGCGACCTGCTGCTCGGGCGCAAGCCCAAAGATTTTGATGTCGGCACCGATGCCACTCCGGAACAAGTGCGCAAGCTGTTTCGTAACTGTCGCCTCATTGGCCGTCGTTTTCGCCTGGCCCATATCATGTTCGGGCGTCACTGCCTGATCGAGGTCGCCACATTTCGGCGCAAACCCGACCCGGAAGAAATTCCCGATGCTGAAGAGGGGGCGCCCAACCATTTTGCTGAAAATGTGTTCGGTACCCCGCAAGAAGACGCCTTTCGGCGCGATTTCACCATCAACGCCCTGTTTTACGATATTGAAAATTACTCCATTGTCGATTATGTCGGCGGTCTGCAGGATCTGCACGATGGTATCATTCGTGTCATTGGTGATCCCGACGACCGTTTTCACGAAGATCCGGTGCGTATGCTACGTGCTTTGGAATTCTCCGCCCGCCTTGATTTTGAGTTGGAGCAAAGCATTATTCCGGCCATGGATCGCTGCGGCGAGCTGCTGCTGACCGCGTCACCGGCGCGCATTCGCGAAGAGATTATGGAGTTGTTTCGCCATAAAGTGGCTGGACAAGTGTTGCAAAAGGCCGACCGTTACGGCCTGTTATCCTATCTGGTTCCTAACTTTGTTGCCGAGCGCGCCCATTTTGACCTGCTGCGCGAACTCGATATGCGCACGGCCAGCGGTGTGCGTATTCGCGAATACTTTGCCTTGGCCGCCATGTATGTCGGACCGTTTCTCCGTCAGAGTAATCCAGATATGACTATTGGTGATGTGCACAAGCTGGCCAATCTGGTGCTGGCACCGCATTGTCGTTTTTTCAGCATTGCCAACGGCATCAAGCATCAGGCGCGCGAATTGTTGATTGGTTTTTACCGCTTTTATCGTGGCCGCGGGCGGCGTGGCGAACAGCGCTTTTTGCGCCATCCGAGTACGCCGGAAGCGTTTGAACTGTTTCGTTTGTGGGTGGAAGCCTGCGAAGGGGATCGAGAGCTGTTGAAACTCTGGCAGCAGGCGCTGGACGGTGAAGAGCCGGAACCGAAAAAACAGCCGCGTAAGCGTAGGCCTCGGCGCAGAAGGCGCAAGCCGAGCGGATCTACCCCGGCTGCGTCACCTGAGTCAGAATAAGCAGGTAGTGGTCGGGGTCGTACAGCCAGAGTTCATGGATGCCGTGCTCCTGATCCTCTGATTCATACAGACAGGTGTGTTCGCGGCGGTGCAGGTTGTTGCGGATCAGGTTCAGGTCCGTGACCTGAAAGTCCAGCGACAGGCCGACGCCGCGATTTTGACGATCCAGATGCTGAAACGCCGCCGGGTGGCGTGCTTCGAGCACGTGTGCTTCACGCAGCAGCACGGTCGTATCGCCCTGCGGTAGCATCAGCAGTTCGTGGGCCGCGTCATCGGGGCGAAAACGTTGCACTGGCAAGTCGAGGACATCGCGGTAGAAAGATTCGCTGCGGTCGAGGTCGTCGATGGCCAGGGTGAGGATTAGGCTCATGATGATATCTTTCATTGAAAGACGAGTAGGGCAACACTGTCTTTGAGAGAGTGAATTGTAGGAGCGGCTTCAGCCGCGAAGTCTGACGTTTTAGGAACAACATCGTAAAATCTCGCGAATAAATTCGCTCCTACAGATAGAGCTCTATCTGCCCAAGTAGGGCACGCGGCCGATTATGCCTTGTGGCGGCAGCACATGCCACCATAAAGTAGTAATTCGGAAGTGTAGGAAATAGAAGCATGACACACGCACAGGCGGTGACCGCCTACATTGGATTGGGGGCCAACCTTGGCGATTGTCGTCAGACGTTGCGGGAGGCTCGCCGGCAGCTCGACGGAGATGGTATCACGGTGACTGCCAGTTCGCCGTTGTACTGTACCGATCCAGTCGGTGGCCCGGCCGATCAGCCGCGTTATTTCAATGCCGTGGTTGAAGTGGCAACCATTCTGTCACCGCTGGCCTTGCTGGACCGCTGTCAGGCCATTGAGCAGCAGGCCGGGCGCACGCGTGATATCCATTGGGGGCCGCGCACGCTTGATCTCGATGTGCTGCTCTACGGTGATCACTGCCTTGATCAGCCGCGTTTGCAGGTGCCCCATCCGCATCTGCATTTGCGTCGTTTTGTTCTTGAACCCATGTGCCGTCTGGCACCGGAGTTGATTCATCCCCAACGTCACCAGAGCATGATTTTTCTGTTAAAGCAGCTTCCCGATGATCAAGGGGTAGACTGCATTGAGGAGCAATGGTAATGATTGTACGGCTCGTTTTATTAGGTATTCTGGCTTTTCTTGGCTACACGATCTTCACTGCCCTGTTGCGCAGTTTGGGTGGCGGTGCGTCGCCGCCTGCAAATAAACAGGCCGACCCGGATCGTATGATGCCCTGTTCGCAATGTGACACCTATGTGCCGGAAACCGACATGATTGAAAAACGCATGGGCGGACAAACCCTTCATTTTTGCAGCAAAGAGTGTCTTAACGCCTATAAGAAAAAGAAATAAGCCGGAAAAAGAAATAAACCGAAATCCTACATTGTCGATTCTGGATCGACGCCACAAGGAGGCAACATGGAATTTTTTATCGATACCGCGATTACCGACGAAATCAAGCAGGCCAGTGAACTGGGTCTGGTTGATGGTGTCACCACCAACCCGTCGCTGATCGCCAAAAGCGGTCGTGATTTTAAAGAGGTGATCACCGAGATCACCGGCATTGTTGATGGCCCCATCTCCGCCGAGGTGATTGCGCTGGATGCTGAGGGTATGGTGTCTGAAGGGCGCGAGCTGGCCAAGATTCATCCCAACATTGTCATCAAAGTGCCGATGACGGAGGAAGGTCTCAAAGCCACGCGTATTTTCAGTGGCGAAGGGATCAAGACCAACGTGACGTTGATCTTCTCACCGCTGCAGGCGTTGCTGGCCGCCAAAGCCGGGGCCACTTATGTGTCGCCGTTTGTTGGGCGTCTGGATGATATTAGTCAGGAAGGGATGGACGGTGTTGATCAGATTCGCACCATCTTTGACAACTTTGGTTACACTACCAAGATCATTGTGGCGTCTATTCGTACTCCGATGCATGTGCTGAATGCTGCGTTGATTGGTGCTGATATTTGTACGATTCCGTTCTCGGTGATTAAGCAGTTGGCCAAGCATCCTTTGACGGATATTGGGATTGAGAAGTTTTTGGCGGATTGGGAAAAGACTAAGTAATTTCTGAACCTTCAATTTGTTATCACGCGCCGATCAGCCTTTTTAGGGTTGGTCGGCGTTTGAGCTTTTCAATTAAAATCTTGATTGTTTGGGGTTGTTTATGTAGCTTGTTTTGGTTGATTTGTTTTGTGTTTGAATGAAATGATTAATTTGAAAATGTAGCAGGACGATAGTTGCAACTTGCCACGCTTATATGCTTAAGGTTGTTATAGTATTCTATAAGGAGAATGATTTTGGTTAAACAAGAATATCTAGCTGACGATGTATTTGGAATAAACCGTGATCTTCCCCTTAATTATGTGGCCCGCAATTCTGCAGATTCGGTACTTATCGATAACCTGTCGAGACGTCAGCATCTTGTCATTTATGGAAGCTCTAAACAAGGTAAGACCTCTTTAAGAAAGCACTGCTTAAACGAACAAGATTATATTGTTGTTCACTGCTCTAATAAATGGGGGTTGGATCATTTGCACGAAGCAATTCTTAAGCAGGCTGGATATGAGCTGACTGTTTCAAAAGCCATGGCGACTTCGGGAAAACAAAAAATCTTAGCGAAAATCAAAGCGGGATTTTTTGGCGCTACGGCTGAAGGTGGTGCTGAAGCAGAAAAAGTCCAAGAAGAAAAGACAACTACGACACCTCTAGAATTAGATCCCCTTGATGTAAACGATATTATATCTGCTTTACAAGAAATCTGAAGTTTAGAGTTTCGTGATCTTTGAAAATTTGTCGAAGTTGAAAAAAAGGCGTTGACACCACGGCCACTGTGTGTGGCCGCGCCTTCAAAGCCGATTGTCATATTGGAAAGCTTTGAAGGCGCGGCCTCTAGAAGAAAGTTCCCCCTTTCTTCCGGAGGCCGCTATGGATACCAAGGGATACGGCAATATCCCCCAGTCCCTGTACGACGCTATCACATTTCTGGTCCAGGCGCTGACCAAACGTTCGGTTCCGACTTTTCTGGAACTGCTGTTCGGCGCGATGCTGACCCAGAATGGTTTTGTCACCGAAGCCTGGTTGGCGATCAGACCTAAGCGTCATTGGACGAGTTATTTCAAATGGTTGCAGAAGGGCCGCTGGTCCTGGGTTGCGCTTGGATTACAAACGGCTCGACTCGCTTTGCAACGAACAGAAGGTTCGCGCTGCTATGTCGCCATAGACGATACGGTGGTTTTCCGCTGTTCGCGCAAGGCTCCAGAATCACGCATCCACCATCAGCATGGTTGCAAGGTCAACCGACCCGTTTATGTCCGGGGACAGAACTGGGTGACCATGGCTCTGGTGTTGCCACAGGGGTGGCGTTCTCTGGCCTTGCCGATTCTTTCCCGTTTATCCAGAAGCACAGGCAACAGCGGCAAACTGGTCGCGGCCAAGACTTTGCTCCGGGTGACTCGGCCTCTGTTCCATGGACGCCTTGTGACGCTGCTGGTCGATTCCTGGTACATGCGCAAGTCGCTGCTGCTTCCAGCCCAGACTCTGGGTTACCAGGTCATCGGCCAGGTGCGCAAGGACACAGCGCTCTATCGACCGCCGCCATGCCACAACGGCAAACGCGGGCGGCCCCGTAAATATGGCGATAAGCTGACAGCTGAGCGTGTCGCTGAATTGCCCATGATCAGCCAGAACCTTTTTCTCTACGGGCAATGGCAGACGGTTCATTATCGCAGTTGCGTTGCCCGAGCCCGCTTCCTTGACGGACAACAGGTTCGCGCGGTCTGGTCTCAGATTGAAAACAAAGATGGAACCTTGCGTCAGCCCCGGCTCATCTTGAGCACCGATCTAAGCTTGTCAGCCGCACGCATCCTGCTGGCGTATAACCGCAGGTGGTCCATCGAAGACCTGTTCAATCAGCTTAAGAACCGTTGGGGCTGGAAGCAGACCTGGCAGCAAACACGTCAGGTGCTGCATCGCTGGACACAGATTCTTTCAACCAGCTATGCGCTGCCACAGTTGTTGGCTCAACAGA
Protein-coding sequences here:
- a CDS encoding PilZ domain-containing protein → MNEEHQDQPIADKRARLRAPLMIKKIRLDDGEKVFFGYSSNISCSGLFISTIDPALPGSRFHIEIPLPPPISRDIRCQCEAIWKRSYSPKSPHEPGMGLNFIDLSEDDRKDLDAWITTLQEDAADA
- the miaA gene encoding tRNA (adenosine(37)-N6)-dimethylallyltransferase MiaA; amino-acid sequence: MTTTTKPTINLIVLLGATATGKTRLAVEAARLLNAEIISADSRQVYRGMDIGTGKDLAEYEEIPYHLIDIVDPGYEFNVFEFQQRFCRAFEEIEQRDHLSLLCGGTGLYLDAVLGDYRLAQVPHNTALRAELKALDDAQLRERLMQLSPQQHNETDLVDRERTVRAIEIASAPPAKPHPVLQRLQPLVFGLHWERSVIRKRITARLKQRLDEGMIDEVVQLHDRGTPWETLEFYGLEYRFIAEHLQGKLNRNDMVQKLNSAIHKFAKRQETWFRRMERHGCTIHWLQGDQHPLAQMMSIIGQYSR
- the pcnB gene encoding polynucleotide adenylyltransferase PcnB, with amino-acid sequence MPVEPVIISRDHHCVSRSMMDENSLKVLYRLRQHGHTAYLVGGSVRDLLLGRKPKDFDVGTDATPEQVRKLFRNCRLIGRRFRLAHIMFGRHCLIEVATFRRKPDPEEIPDAEEGAPNHFAENVFGTPQEDAFRRDFTINALFYDIENYSIVDYVGGLQDLHDGIIRVIGDPDDRFHEDPVRMLRALEFSARLDFELEQSIIPAMDRCGELLLTASPARIREEIMELFRHKVAGQVLQKADRYGLLSYLVPNFVAERAHFDLLRELDMRTASGVRIREYFALAAMYVGPFLRQSNPDMTIGDVHKLANLVLAPHCRFFSIANGIKHQARELLIGFYRFYRGRGRRGEQRFLRHPSTPEAFELFRLWVEACEGDRELLKLWQQALDGEEPEPKKQPRKRRPRRRRRKPSGSTPAASPESE
- the folK gene encoding 2-amino-4-hydroxy-6-hydroxymethyldihydropteridine diphosphokinase, producing the protein MTHAQAVTAYIGLGANLGDCRQTLREARRQLDGDGITVTASSPLYCTDPVGGPADQPRYFNAVVEVATILSPLALLDRCQAIEQQAGRTRDIHWGPRTLDLDVLLYGDHCLDQPRLQVPHPHLHLRRFVLEPMCRLAPELIHPQRHQSMIFLLKQLPDDQGVDCIEEQW
- a CDS encoding PP0621 family protein, producing MIVRLVLLGILAFLGYTIFTALLRSLGGGASPPANKQADPDRMMPCSQCDTYVPETDMIEKRMGGQTLHFCSKECLNAYKKKK
- the fsa gene encoding fructose-6-phosphate aldolase; the protein is MEFFIDTAITDEIKQASELGLVDGVTTNPSLIAKSGRDFKEVITEITGIVDGPISAEVIALDAEGMVSEGRELAKIHPNIVIKVPMTEEGLKATRIFSGEGIKTNVTLIFSPLQALLAAKAGATYVSPFVGRLDDISQEGMDGVDQIRTIFDNFGYTTKIIVASIRTPMHVLNAALIGADICTIPFSVIKQLAKHPLTDIGIEKFLADWEKTK
- a CDS encoding transposase; this encodes MDTKGYGNIPQSLYDAITFLVQALTKRSVPTFLELLFGAMLTQNGFVTEAWLAIRPKRHWTSYFKWLQKGRWSWVALGLQTARLALQRTEGSRCYVAIDDTVVFRCSRKAPESRIHHQHGCKVNRPVYVRGQNWVTMALVLPQGWRSLALPILSRLSRSTGNSGKLVAAKTLLRVTRPLFHGRLVTLLVDSWYMRKSLLLPAQTLGYQVIGQVRKDTALYRPPPCHNGKRGRPRKYGDKLTAERVAELPMISQNLFLYGQWQTVHYRSCVARARFLDGQQVRAVWSQIENKDGTLRQPRLILSTDLSLSAARILLAYNRRWSIEDLFNQLKNRWGWKQTWQQTRQVLHRWTQILSTSYALPQLLAQQNSEQVEDLASLCPWRDKQPITAGRVRQGLQRIFGHVDIRSHWNPKSGKFSPQNRGKKPDRPPDPHKTA